In one window of Kitasatospora sp. MMS16-BH015 DNA:
- a CDS encoding MFS transporter: protein MTTLDSRPSTTTAGAPGPRRDPVRRARIAVSLVFVLHGSVTGTFITRIPWLQHHLHLSPAQLGIALLCPAVGASLAMPLASRLVHRFGNRVATQGLLTLWCLSVGLPALMPNLYPLMAALLGYGAVAGMADVAMNAQGVEVEQRLGRSIMSGLHGMWSVGVLVASGFGVLAAHQQFDPRLQLGITALVLAGLAQTVCTGLLDLCPAATAEAPPRFALPPRSALAVGLLGFCGVFAEGASLDWSGIYLRDVTGASASIVAACSTAFAATMTLARLTGDLAIRRFGPVTTVRAGGAVATLGSTLVVLADRPYLAITGFALIGIGIATIVPLAFAAAGHSGPNPSQSIAGVATITYISGLVAPAVVGGIAQATSLAVSFGVVTALAACLVLGATALRPKPGPATGPATGPTED, encoded by the coding sequence ATGACCACGCTCGACAGCCGACCATCGACCACCACCGCGGGTGCCCCCGGTCCCCGCCGAGACCCCGTGCGGCGGGCCCGGATCGCGGTCTCCCTGGTGTTCGTGCTGCACGGCTCCGTGACCGGCACCTTCATCACCCGGATCCCCTGGCTCCAGCACCACCTCCACCTCAGCCCGGCCCAGCTCGGCATCGCCCTGCTCTGCCCGGCCGTCGGCGCCTCCCTCGCGATGCCGCTCGCCAGCCGCCTGGTGCACCGCTTCGGCAACCGGGTCGCCACCCAGGGCCTGCTCACCCTCTGGTGCCTCTCCGTCGGCCTGCCCGCCCTGATGCCGAACCTCTACCCCCTGATGGCCGCCCTGCTCGGCTACGGCGCCGTGGCCGGCATGGCCGACGTGGCCATGAACGCCCAGGGCGTCGAGGTCGAGCAGCGCCTGGGCCGCTCGATCATGTCCGGCCTGCACGGCATGTGGAGCGTCGGCGTGCTGGTCGCGTCCGGCTTCGGCGTGCTCGCCGCACACCAGCAGTTCGACCCACGGCTCCAACTCGGCATCACCGCCCTGGTGCTGGCCGGTCTGGCCCAGACCGTCTGCACCGGCCTGCTCGACCTCTGCCCGGCCGCCACAGCCGAGGCCCCGCCGCGCTTCGCCCTGCCGCCCCGCTCGGCCCTGGCCGTCGGCCTGCTCGGCTTCTGCGGCGTCTTCGCCGAGGGCGCCAGCCTCGACTGGAGCGGGATCTACCTGCGCGACGTCACCGGCGCCTCCGCGAGCATCGTGGCCGCCTGCTCCACCGCCTTCGCCGCCACCATGACCCTCGCCCGGCTCACCGGCGACCTGGCGATCCGCCGGTTCGGCCCGGTCACCACCGTCCGGGCCGGCGGCGCCGTCGCCACCCTCGGCAGCACCCTGGTCGTGCTGGCCGACCGACCCTACCTCGCCATCACCGGCTTCGCCCTGATCGGCATCGGCATCGCCACCATCGTCCCGCTGGCCTTCGCCGCCGCCGGCCACAGCGGCCCCAACCCCAGCCAGTCCATCGCCGGCGTGGCCACCATCACCTACATCTCCGGCCTGGTCGCCCCGGCCGTGGTCGGCGGCATCGCCCAGGCCACCTCCCTCGCCGTCTCCTTCGGCGTGGTCACCGCCCTGGCCGCCTGCCTGGTCCTCGGCGCCACCGCCCTCCGCCCCAAGCCCGGCCCGGCCACTGGCCCGGCCACCGGCCCCACCGAAGACTGA
- a CDS encoding aminoglycoside phosphotransferase family protein gives MSKHLEWRDRIFGDQPPLGDRLHAELGAPRRARRLFSSQRSRVWQAELAGGPVVVKQLLDGPAAADRYRREVTALRLAAPLDPPLVPRLLGADEDRRVLVLEHLPHHDHRRLPEGWQVDYAAALARLHSVRATEELPRWSGPTERDVDAFLRLAEALGIAAPATVRSELDALLDRLGETTATGTDLLHGDPCPGNDLHTPAGVRFIDFEQAARGSGIVELAYLRIGFPTCGFAMAPAPGLLDAAEAAYRSSWREATGTDLTGDLTDACAAWLLRGDALVRGDLRGTTDQLARIPTEDWTWGNASARQRLLHRLRVVGHLAGPALPTFGLLATALHAELLHRWPKLTPLPPDRPHP, from the coding sequence GTGAGCAAGCACCTCGAATGGCGTGACCGCATCTTCGGCGACCAGCCACCCCTCGGCGACCGACTGCACGCGGAGCTCGGTGCGCCACGGCGGGCCCGCCGCCTGTTCAGCAGCCAACGCTCCCGGGTCTGGCAGGCCGAACTGGCCGGCGGCCCGGTGGTGGTGAAGCAGTTGCTGGACGGCCCGGCAGCGGCCGACCGGTACCGGCGCGAGGTCACGGCCCTCCGGCTCGCCGCGCCCCTCGACCCACCGCTGGTGCCCCGGCTGCTCGGCGCCGACGAGGACCGCCGCGTCCTGGTGCTCGAACACCTGCCGCACCACGACCACCGCCGGCTGCCCGAGGGCTGGCAGGTCGACTACGCCGCCGCCCTGGCCCGGCTCCACTCGGTGCGGGCCACCGAGGAGTTGCCGCGCTGGTCCGGCCCGACCGAGCGGGACGTGGACGCCTTCCTCCGGCTGGCCGAAGCCCTCGGCATCGCCGCACCCGCCACCGTCCGCTCCGAACTCGACGCCCTGCTCGACCGGTTGGGCGAGACCACGGCCACCGGCACCGACCTGCTGCACGGCGACCCGTGCCCGGGCAACGACCTGCACACCCCTGCGGGCGTGCGGTTCATCGACTTCGAGCAGGCCGCACGCGGCAGCGGCATCGTCGAACTCGCCTACCTCCGGATCGGGTTCCCGACCTGCGGGTTCGCCATGGCCCCGGCCCCCGGCCTGCTCGACGCCGCCGAAGCGGCCTACCGCTCCTCCTGGCGCGAGGCCACCGGCACCGACCTCACCGGCGACCTCACCGACGCCTGCGCCGCCTGGCTGCTCCGCGGCGACGCCCTGGTCCGGGGCGATCTGCGCGGCACCACCGACCAGTTGGCCCGCATCCCCACCGAGGACTGGACCTGGGGCAACGCCTCCGCCCGCCAACGGCTGCTGCACCGCCTCCGGGTGGTCGGCCACCTGGCGGGCCCGGCCCTGCCGACCTTCGGCCTGCTCGCCACCGCGCTGCACGCCGAACTGCTCCACCGCTGGCCGAAGCTCACCCCGCTCCCACCGGACCGGCCACACCCCTGA
- a CDS encoding DUF5937 family protein, whose product MLDLAFSVRDLARTRFALSPLWEVVASVRVLKSPAEHPMYRPWTAEVGHRLTASKLDWGLLADLVPDPPRSIPVFVAPPPTTSVADLELELAVLRATPPEQVLAGLGGPRAPGSERIDRLRSDPRRGLAELAELVGAYWEIALAPYWPRMRSLLEGDVLHRARLFAEHGADQLLGDLGSTVTWDEDTLHVGHHYVRGSRQLGGRGLLLVPSVFVWPRVFSVVGPGWQPTLRYPPRGVAALWERHSALPQALAAIIGRSRARLPAELDTPASTVDLARRTGITAGGVSQHLTALRAAGLVDAHRSGRYVLYVRTEAAEVLLAAADGGALRGR is encoded by the coding sequence GTGCTGGACCTGGCGTTCTCCGTCCGTGACCTGGCCCGCACCCGGTTCGCCCTGTCGCCGCTGTGGGAGGTGGTCGCCAGCGTCAGGGTCCTGAAGAGCCCGGCCGAGCACCCGATGTACCGCCCGTGGACCGCCGAGGTCGGGCACCGGCTGACCGCCTCGAAGCTGGACTGGGGCCTGCTCGCGGATCTGGTCCCGGACCCGCCCCGGTCGATACCGGTGTTCGTCGCACCGCCGCCGACGACCTCGGTCGCCGATCTGGAGCTGGAGCTGGCCGTCCTGCGCGCCACGCCGCCCGAGCAGGTCCTGGCCGGCCTCGGCGGGCCACGCGCGCCGGGTTCCGAGCGGATCGACCGGCTGCGCAGCGACCCGCGCCGGGGTCTCGCCGAGCTGGCCGAACTCGTCGGGGCCTACTGGGAGATCGCGCTCGCGCCGTACTGGCCCCGGATGCGCTCCCTGCTGGAGGGTGACGTGCTGCACCGGGCCAGGCTGTTCGCCGAACACGGAGCGGATCAGCTGCTGGGCGACCTGGGGTCCACCGTGACCTGGGACGAGGACACCCTCCACGTCGGGCACCACTACGTCCGTGGCAGTCGCCAACTCGGCGGGCGCGGTCTCCTGCTGGTGCCCTCGGTGTTCGTCTGGCCCAGGGTCTTCTCGGTGGTCGGCCCGGGCTGGCAGCCCACCCTGCGCTATCCGCCGCGCGGGGTGGCCGCACTCTGGGAACGGCACTCCGCCCTCCCGCAGGCCCTGGCGGCGATCATCGGCCGCTCCAGGGCCCGCCTGCCGGCCGAACTCGACACCCCCGCCTCGACCGTCGACCTGGCCCGCCGCACCGGGATCACCGCCGGTGGCGTCTCCCAGCACCTGACCGCCCTGCGCGCCGCCGGCCTGGTCGACGCCCACCGCAGCGGCCGGTATGTGCTCTACGTCCGCACCGAGGCGGCGGAAGTCCTGCTGGCGGCCGCAGACGGAGGGGCGCTCAGAGGTCGGTGA
- a CDS encoding GDSL-type esterase/lipase family protein has protein sequence MIELSATPMTWVMTGDSITQAVLHTHGARGWVEHVHERIRWQLDRLTDLVINSGVSAWRVGDVLGAYDHLIGRFEPDVLSVSLGTNDAVAGRAGLPAFHDGMRELIARTPGACIVLHTPVLTSQSGRAYRSELPAYCEAVREIAAETGALLVDHEAHWLAKFGTADPIPWLDDPAHPNAAGHLAMADHTLRTLGLGPLTDL, from the coding sequence ATGATCGAGCTCTCCGCCACACCGATGACCTGGGTGATGACCGGCGACAGCATCACCCAGGCCGTGCTGCACACCCACGGTGCGCGCGGCTGGGTGGAGCACGTGCACGAGCGCATCCGCTGGCAGCTTGACCGCCTCACCGACCTGGTGATCAACTCCGGCGTCTCCGCCTGGCGGGTCGGCGACGTGCTCGGCGCGTACGACCACCTGATCGGCCGGTTCGAGCCGGACGTGCTCTCGGTCTCCCTCGGCACCAACGACGCCGTGGCCGGCCGGGCCGGGCTGCCCGCCTTCCACGACGGCATGCGCGAGCTGATCGCCCGCACCCCGGGCGCCTGCATCGTGCTGCACACGCCCGTGCTGACCAGCCAGAGCGGCCGCGCCTACCGGTCCGAGCTGCCCGCCTACTGCGAAGCCGTCCGCGAGATCGCCGCCGAGACCGGCGCCCTGCTGGTCGACCACGAGGCGCACTGGCTGGCCAAGTTCGGCACCGCCGACCCGATCCCCTGGCTGGACGACCCGGCCCACCCCAACGCCGCGGGCCACCTGGCGATGGCCGACCACACCCTCCGCACCCTCGGCCTGGGCCCGCTCACCGACCTCTGA
- a CDS encoding TetR/AcrR family transcriptional regulator C-terminal domain-containing protein encodes MERAGAGKSGEIVAELRGRIESGELGAGERVPSTRDITRQWGVAMATATKVLAELRREGLVRAVPGVGTVVAERERPAGGGQPGEGGERSGTRRRAGVEQALTLERIVVTAVAVADGEGLAAVSMRRVAAELGVATMSLYRHVTDKDDLLLRMMDQVFAQWPLPAEPAGGWRDRVGLAARLIWRMFRAHPWLASALSVTRPQPLTNAIPIGEWVLAALAAEGLDLETALTTYLVILNFVRGTAINLESEAESEARTGLDQDQWMDSQEPDVLALLATGAYPTFARVAEVGYDFDLDSLFEFGLERMLDGVAPMIEARARG; translated from the coding sequence ATGGAGCGGGCGGGTGCGGGGAAGTCGGGGGAGATCGTCGCCGAGTTGCGGGGGCGGATCGAGTCCGGGGAGCTCGGGGCGGGGGAGCGGGTGCCGTCCACCCGGGACATCACGCGGCAGTGGGGGGTGGCGATGGCCACCGCGACCAAGGTGCTCGCGGAGCTGCGGCGGGAGGGGTTGGTGCGGGCCGTGCCCGGAGTGGGGACGGTGGTGGCCGAGCGGGAGCGGCCGGCCGGGGGCGGGCAGCCGGGGGAGGGCGGGGAGCGGAGCGGTACGCGGCGGCGGGCCGGGGTGGAGCAGGCGCTGACGCTGGAGCGGATCGTGGTGACGGCCGTCGCGGTGGCGGACGGGGAGGGGCTCGCGGCGGTGTCGATGCGGCGGGTCGCGGCCGAACTCGGCGTGGCCACCATGTCGTTGTACCGGCACGTGACCGACAAGGACGACCTGCTGCTGCGGATGATGGACCAGGTCTTCGCGCAGTGGCCGCTGCCGGCCGAGCCGGCCGGGGGCTGGCGGGACCGGGTCGGGCTGGCGGCCCGGCTCATCTGGCGGATGTTCCGCGCGCACCCCTGGCTGGCCTCTGCGCTCTCGGTGACCCGGCCGCAACCGTTGACCAACGCGATCCCGATCGGTGAGTGGGTGCTGGCCGCGCTGGCGGCCGAGGGGCTGGACCTGGAGACGGCGCTGACCACCTATCTGGTGATCCTCAACTTCGTCCGGGGCACCGCGATCAACCTGGAGTCGGAGGCCGAGTCGGAGGCGCGGACCGGGCTGGACCAGGACCAGTGGATGGACAGTCAAGAGCCGGACGTGCTGGCGCTGCTGGCGACCGGGGCCTACCCCACCTTCGCTCGGGTGGCCGAGGTGGGGTACGACTTCGACCTGGACTCGCTGTTCGAGTTCGGCCTGGAGCGGATGCTGGACGGGGTCGCGCCGATGATCGAGGCGCGGGCCCGGGGCTGA
- a CDS encoding MarR family winged helix-turn-helix transcriptional regulator: MTAVQSLPSWLIGRVASRGRELVAEALAAEGLKLPHHAVLAATAEYGPLAQADLVRRLGFDPKDVVLLLNHLEGAGLLLRAPDPNDRRKNAVTVTPAGHRTLTRCTALAERANTELLAPLTGPEQEQLLGLLTRLHQA; the protein is encoded by the coding sequence CTGACGGCCGTCCAGTCCCTCCCCAGCTGGCTGATCGGCCGAGTCGCCTCCCGCGGCCGGGAGTTGGTGGCCGAGGCACTGGCCGCCGAGGGGCTTAAGCTGCCGCACCACGCGGTGCTCGCGGCCACCGCCGAGTACGGGCCGCTCGCCCAGGCCGATCTGGTCCGCCGGCTCGGCTTCGACCCCAAGGACGTGGTGCTGCTGCTCAACCACCTCGAAGGCGCCGGCCTGCTCCTCCGCGCCCCGGACCCGAACGACCGCCGCAAGAACGCGGTCACCGTCACCCCGGCCGGCCACCGCACCCTGACCCGCTGCACCGCCCTCGCCGAGCGGGCCAACACCGAGCTGCTCGCGCCCCTGACCGGCCCCGAGCAGGAGCAGCTGCTCGGCCTCCTCACCCGCCTCCACCAGGCCTGA
- a CDS encoding FAD-dependent monooxygenase: MEPTANTASTATEVLISGAGIAGPALAYWLTRAGYRTTVVERAPDLRPGGQTVDLRGAGRTVMDRMGLLDRARELSVDQRGLALVSPKGRMLAEVPEDAFGGEGIVSEIEILRGDLARLLYDASLPQTEYLFDDTVTALHEDEHGITVGFEKAAPRRFGLVIGADGSHSVVRSLAFGPESEYARPLGIYNAWFTHDALELDGWFQMCNLPGGLVASARPGRLPGEIKAGLSFRSGPISYDRRDTAAQRELVAARFTDHRWEVPRLLRAMQTAPDFFLDSMSQVVMPGWTKGRVALVGDAGYCPSPLTGLGTSLSLVGAYVLAGELATARGDHHRAFRRYDDLMRPYVTQAQELPPGGAAGYAPRSALMIRLRALSMRTMTHWPMRPILAAQFAKAAAIALPDYPALHAALTH, encoded by the coding sequence ATGGAACCCACCGCGAACACCGCCTCGACCGCCACCGAGGTCCTGATCTCCGGCGCCGGCATCGCCGGCCCCGCCCTCGCCTACTGGCTCACCCGCGCCGGCTACCGCACCACCGTGGTCGAACGCGCCCCGGATCTCCGCCCCGGCGGCCAGACCGTCGACCTGCGCGGCGCCGGCCGCACCGTGATGGACCGGATGGGCCTGCTCGACCGGGCCCGCGAGCTGAGCGTCGACCAGCGCGGCCTGGCCCTGGTCAGCCCGAAGGGGCGGATGCTGGCCGAGGTGCCCGAGGACGCCTTCGGCGGCGAGGGCATCGTCTCCGAGATCGAGATCCTCCGCGGCGACCTCGCCCGGCTCCTGTACGACGCCTCGCTCCCGCAGACCGAGTACCTCTTCGACGACACCGTCACCGCCCTGCACGAGGACGAGCACGGCATCACCGTCGGCTTCGAGAAGGCCGCCCCGCGCCGCTTCGGCCTGGTGATCGGCGCCGACGGCTCGCACTCGGTGGTCCGCTCGCTGGCCTTCGGCCCGGAGTCCGAGTACGCCCGCCCGCTCGGCATCTACAACGCCTGGTTCACCCACGACGCCCTGGAGCTCGACGGCTGGTTCCAGATGTGCAACCTGCCCGGCGGCCTGGTCGCCTCCGCCCGGCCCGGCCGGCTGCCCGGCGAGATCAAGGCCGGGCTGAGCTTCCGCTCCGGGCCGATCTCCTACGACCGCCGCGACACCGCCGCCCAGCGCGAGCTGGTGGCGGCGCGCTTCACCGACCACCGCTGGGAGGTCCCGCGCCTGCTGCGCGCGATGCAGACCGCCCCGGACTTCTTCCTCGACTCCATGTCCCAAGTGGTGATGCCCGGTTGGACCAAGGGCCGGGTCGCCCTGGTCGGCGACGCCGGCTACTGCCCCTCCCCCCTCACCGGCCTCGGCACCAGCCTCTCCCTGGTCGGCGCCTACGTCCTGGCCGGCGAACTCGCCACCGCCCGCGGCGACCACCACCGCGCCTTCCGCCGCTACGACGACCTGATGCGCCCGTACGTCACCCAGGCCCAGGAACTCCCCCCGGGCGGCGCGGCCGGCTATGCCCCCCGCAGCGCCCTGATGATCCGCCTGCGCGCCCTCTCCATGCGCACCATGACCCACTGGCCCATGCGCCCCATCCTCGCCGCCCAGTTCGCCAAGGCCGCCGCCATCGCCCTCCCCGACTACCCCGCCCTCCACGCCGCCCTCACCCACTGA
- a CDS encoding DIP1984 family protein: MKLAEALAERAEATRRVEQLRERVVGNARYQEGETPAEDPALLLAEADEVLDALETLIRRINRTNATVQITPDGTLTDALARRDVLRLRHSLLTAAADAAAGKGDRSYGRQLRSELLVLSALPVAELRTRTDALAREIREVDLRIQRTNWEVDLLD, from the coding sequence GTGAAGCTCGCCGAGGCCCTGGCCGAACGCGCGGAGGCGACGCGCCGCGTAGAGCAGCTGCGGGAGCGCGTCGTCGGCAACGCGCGGTACCAGGAGGGCGAGACGCCCGCCGAGGACCCGGCACTGCTGCTGGCCGAGGCCGACGAAGTGCTCGACGCGCTGGAGACGTTGATCCGTCGGATCAACCGCACCAACGCGACCGTGCAGATCACGCCGGACGGCACCCTCACCGACGCCCTCGCCCGCCGGGACGTCCTCCGGCTGCGCCACTCCCTCCTCACCGCCGCGGCCGACGCGGCGGCGGGCAAGGGCGACCGCAGCTACGGCCGCCAGCTCCGCTCCGAGCTGCTGGTGCTCTCCGCCCTCCCGGTCGCCGAACTGCGCACCCGGACGGACGCGCTCGCCCGCGAGATCCGCGAGGTCGACCTGCGCATCCAGCGCACCAACTGGGAGGTCGACCTGCTGGACTGA
- a CDS encoding trans-aconitate 2-methyltransferase, producing MTTTTDRPSDGERSRVFGEAAEQYDAARPGYATELVDEVLAYARLAGRPALEVGAGTGKATVPFAERGVPVLCVEPDDRMAAVLRRNTAPYPGVQVEVADFNEWQPGERRFGLLFAATSWHWLTPGRRFELAHAALEPGGAIALFWNPQGIIDPALHAELAEIDRRYGVDGSPHAQLGSTYGEVPGSRGGAEGWPAEECAADGRFTDFRASRHWQEVRYGTERYLAFLSSISAYRILSEENRAGALADTARVLDREGGGIDMCHLSDLFLARTR from the coding sequence ATGACGACCACCACCGACCGACCCTCCGACGGCGAACGCAGCAGGGTGTTCGGCGAGGCAGCGGAGCAGTACGACGCCGCCCGCCCGGGCTACGCCACCGAGTTGGTGGACGAGGTGCTCGCCTACGCCCGGCTGGCGGGCCGCCCGGCCCTCGAGGTCGGGGCGGGCACCGGCAAGGCCACCGTCCCGTTCGCCGAGCGCGGGGTCCCGGTGCTCTGCGTCGAGCCCGACGACCGGATGGCCGCGGTGCTGCGCCGCAACACCGCGCCGTACCCCGGCGTCCAGGTGGAGGTGGCCGACTTCAATGAGTGGCAGCCGGGCGAGCGCCGCTTCGGCCTGCTCTTCGCGGCCACCTCCTGGCACTGGCTGACCCCGGGCCGGCGCTTCGAGCTCGCGCACGCGGCCCTCGAACCGGGCGGCGCCATCGCCCTGTTCTGGAACCCGCAGGGCATCATCGACCCCGCCCTGCACGCCGAACTCGCCGAGATCGACCGCCGCTACGGCGTCGACGGCTCACCCCACGCCCAACTCGGCTCCACCTACGGCGAGGTGCCGGGCAGCCGGGGCGGCGCCGAGGGCTGGCCGGCCGAGGAGTGCGCGGCGGACGGCCGCTTCACCGACTTCCGCGCCTCCCGCCACTGGCAGGAGGTCCGCTACGGCACCGAGCGCTACCTCGCCTTCCTCTCCTCGATCTCGGCCTACCGGATCCTCTCCGAAGAGAACCGCGCGGGCGCCCTGGCCGACACCGCCCGAGTGCTCGACCGCGAGGGCGGCGGCATCGACATGTGCCACCTCAGCGACCTCTTCCTGGCCCGCACCCGCTAA
- a CDS encoding MFS transporter: MSKLGTAVSSLAIPLTAVLALHRSPGQVGLLAMLNTLAFLLIGLPAGAWVDRIRKRPVMITADLVRAALLGSVPAAWALDCLTIQQLYLVVLLTGAATVFFDLATLSHLPDLVGRDRLTRANAHPVTVDALAQIGGRGAGGLLVALLSAPTAVVVDAVGYLWSAILLLRIRRPEPRPRHRRGARLGGEIREGLRFVLGHPTLRATALAGALTNLSIQLCQTMLPVLFARELGLSDGVIGLYFAVGGLGVFIGSQSARWLAHRFGAGRVLWLMSLAVAPFGVLLALVDRGPALWLAAAAWLITTCKVGVDNVLRVSFRQSVTPDRLLGRMNATMRVLLTGSLAIGAALAGLLGELASVRTALWVGAAGLATVWVPIFFSPLRTRRDLAS; encoded by the coding sequence GTGAGCAAGCTCGGCACTGCGGTGAGTTCGCTGGCGATACCGCTGACTGCCGTCCTGGCCCTGCACCGCTCCCCCGGACAGGTCGGGCTGCTGGCGATGCTGAACACCCTCGCCTTCCTCCTGATCGGCCTGCCGGCCGGAGCCTGGGTGGACCGGATCCGCAAGCGGCCCGTGATGATCACCGCCGACCTGGTCAGGGCCGCGCTCCTCGGGTCGGTGCCGGCCGCCTGGGCGCTCGACTGCCTGACGATCCAACAGCTCTACCTGGTGGTGCTGCTGACGGGCGCGGCCACGGTCTTCTTCGACCTGGCCACCCTGAGCCACCTGCCCGACCTGGTCGGCCGTGACCGGCTCACCCGGGCCAACGCCCACCCGGTGACGGTGGACGCCCTCGCCCAGATCGGCGGGCGCGGCGCGGGCGGCCTCCTGGTGGCCCTGCTGTCCGCGCCGACGGCGGTCGTGGTCGACGCCGTCGGCTACCTGTGGTCGGCGATCCTCCTGCTGCGCATCCGCCGGCCGGAGCCGCGCCCGCGGCACCGGCGCGGAGCACGCCTGGGCGGCGAGATCCGCGAGGGCCTGCGCTTCGTGCTCGGCCACCCGACCCTGCGCGCGACCGCGCTCGCCGGAGCACTGACGAACCTCTCCATCCAGCTGTGCCAGACCATGCTGCCCGTGCTGTTCGCCCGTGAACTCGGCCTCTCCGACGGCGTCATCGGCCTGTACTTCGCCGTCGGTGGGCTCGGCGTGTTCATCGGCTCGCAGTCGGCCCGGTGGCTGGCCCACCGGTTCGGTGCCGGGCGGGTGCTGTGGCTGATGAGCCTGGCCGTCGCGCCGTTCGGCGTCCTCCTGGCGCTGGTCGACCGCGGGCCGGCCCTCTGGCTCGCCGCGGCTGCCTGGCTGATCACCACCTGCAAGGTCGGCGTCGACAACGTGCTCAGGGTCAGCTTCCGGCAGAGCGTGACACCGGACCGTCTCCTCGGCCGGATGAACGCCACCATGCGGGTCCTGCTGACCGGCTCCCTCGCGATCGGCGCCGCCCTGGCCGGCCTGCTGGGCGAACTCGCCTCCGTCCGGACGGCCCTGTGGGTCGGCGCGGCAGGGCTGGCCACGGTCTGGGTGCCGATCTTCTTCTCCCCCTTGCGCACCCGACGCGACCTGGCCTCCTGA
- a CDS encoding ROK family transcriptional regulator yields MTIARPAAPKPAGPATPSTARAINDRRALDLLVERGPLSAAELRDLTGLSRPTVADLLDRLQRSGLVAVAGESAELRRGPNARLYGIVPDRAHLAGIDIRATGVRMVVADLTGRTLATAELPAEGPDLVARTVRALGETARGAGAARLHTVAVGAPGMVHPATGRQHSDGQPGWHAELIAALRSSGGAGGAGGDGTGGIAGSGEPVLAGTRVILENEVNLAGIAEHRLGAARDRDTFALLWLGHSVGGALMLDGRLLRGVSGGTGELCYLPVPGTGALPTSTASEGGFHSLVGSEAVCELARAHGRPVPEVGLGAGLTGRPGGAAGAAGAGAAGRRGGVGLGPVARAEVVVRAALAAGPAGMPFLTHLAERIAIGAAAVCVVVDPGCVVLGGELGRAGGEVLAGLVAERLARLSPLRTEVRAGTAGGAAVLTGAVLTAGDAARRELFGG; encoded by the coding sequence ATGACCATCGCGCGCCCAGCAGCCCCCAAGCCGGCCGGACCGGCCACGCCGAGCACCGCCCGAGCGATCAACGACCGGCGCGCGCTGGACCTGTTGGTCGAGCGCGGCCCCCTCAGCGCCGCCGAGCTGCGGGACCTCACCGGCCTCTCCCGTCCGACCGTCGCCGACCTGCTCGACCGCCTGCAGCGCAGCGGCCTGGTCGCCGTGGCCGGGGAGAGCGCCGAACTGCGGCGCGGCCCGAACGCCCGCCTGTACGGCATCGTCCCCGACCGGGCCCACCTGGCCGGCATCGACATCCGCGCCACCGGCGTCCGGATGGTGGTCGCCGACCTGACCGGTCGCACCCTGGCCACCGCCGAACTCCCCGCCGAGGGCCCCGACCTGGTGGCACGGACGGTCCGCGCGCTGGGCGAGACCGCCCGTGGCGCCGGCGCCGCCCGCCTGCACACCGTGGCGGTCGGCGCGCCGGGCATGGTCCACCCCGCGACCGGCCGCCAGCACTCGGACGGGCAGCCCGGTTGGCACGCGGAGTTGATCGCGGCACTGCGGAGCAGCGGCGGGGCAGGCGGGGCAGGCGGGGACGGTACGGGCGGGATCGCGGGGTCCGGGGAGCCGGTGCTCGCGGGTACCCGGGTGATCCTGGAGAACGAGGTGAACCTGGCCGGGATCGCCGAGCACCGGCTCGGGGCGGCCCGGGACCGGGACACCTTCGCGCTGCTCTGGCTCGGCCACAGCGTGGGCGGGGCGTTGATGCTGGACGGGCGGCTGCTGCGCGGGGTCTCCGGCGGGACCGGTGAGCTGTGCTACCTGCCGGTGCCCGGCACCGGCGCGCTGCCGACCTCGACGGCGAGCGAGGGCGGGTTCCACTCGCTCGTGGGGAGCGAGGCGGTCTGTGAACTGGCCAGGGCGCACGGGCGGCCGGTGCCCGAGGTCGGCTTGGGCGCCGGGCTGACGGGCCGTCCGGGCGGGGCCGCCGGTGCGGCGGGTGCGGGTGCGGCCGGCCGTCGGGGCGGGGTCGGGCTCGGGCCGGTGGCGCGGGCCGAGGTGGTGGTGCGGGCGGCGCTGGCGGCCGGGCCCGCGGGCATGCCGTTCCTGACCCACCTGGCCGAGCGGATCGCGATCGGGGCGGCGGCGGTGTGCGTGGTGGTCGACCCGGGCTGCGTGGTGCTCGGCGGCGAGCTCGGCCGGGCCGGCGGCGAGGTCCTGGCCGGTCTGGTGGCCGAACGGTTGGCCCGGCTCTCCCCCCTGCGCACCGAGGTCCGGGCCGGGACGGCGGGCGGCGCGGCGGTGTTGACGGGGGCGGTGCTGACGGCCGGCGACGCCGCCCGGCGGGAGCTGTTCGGTGGCTGA